The sequence below is a genomic window from Desulfobaccales bacterium.
AGGATCTCATTTGGCATCTTGGCCCCATCTTGTTGGAATGCGGCTCTTTGTGACTTCTTTTGTCATCATTAACGGCGCGTTTCATACCTCTGCCAGGATAACCACGTAGTTCTTTCCATAGACTTTGGCGCACTTCGGGCAGGTCGTGTAGAAGAAGTAAGTCTTTGCAGTTCGTCCTTGCCGCAATCCAAACCTTCATTACCACACTCCCACCCGTTCATCCCAGCAGAGGCTCCAGATGACTGCGCCCACACCAAGCATAGACTACGCCGCCCTGAAGTCCGGCGGCATCATCATGCAGAAGGACGAAGATTTCTACGCCATACGCTTGCGATTGCCCGGCGGCTCCATCCTTGCCGACTTGCTTCCCAAGATTGCCCAGGTAGCCAAGAGGTACGGTCGAGGCGAAGTTCGCCTCACCGCCAGGCAGGGGATCGAGATTCCCTGGATAAAGTTCAAAGAGATCGAAGCCGCCCGAAAGGAGCTTGCCGGTGCGGGTCTCACCCTCGGCCCCTGCGGCCCCCGCTTTCGCACAGTGACTGCCTGCCCCGGCCTGCCCGTCTGCCGGAGAGCATTAGCGGACAGCCAGAGCTTTGCCCGGCAGATCGACTGGAAATTCGGCGGCCTGCAGCTCCCCCACAAATTCAAAGCCACCGTCTCCGCTTGCCCCAATGCCTGCTCTCGGCCCATGGAAAACGAGATCGGCTTTTGCGGGAACGCAGAGCCAAAGCTGGAGGAGGATGCCTGCATGGGCTGCGGACTATGCGTGGACATTTGCAGGGAAAAAGCCCTTGTCCTGCAGGATGGAAAGCCGCAGCTCGATGAGACCCGGTGCGTGCTCTGCGCCGACTGCCTGCAGAGCTGCCCTACGGATGCCTGGAAGACCAAAAGAATGGGATATGCCGTCTATGTCGGAGGAAAGAATGGCAGACACCCAACGCAGGGAAAGAAGATCGCCGACTTTGTGGACGAGGAGCAGGGCATGAGAATAATTGAGCGCTGCCTGGACTTCTACCTGCAGCATGGCAATAAAAGAGAGCGGCTAGGCGAAATGATTCGCCGCGTCGGCATGGACGAGTTCAAGGCTGCGGTATTGCCGCAATGAGGAGATGTGGAGCAGGATAATTGTGTCTGGATCTTTCACAGATGAGCAGATAAGACGCTACTCGCGTCAAATAATACTGCCCGAGGTAGGAGGCAAGGGCCAGAAGAAGCTGCTGGCTTCAAAGGTGCTGGTCCTGGGAGCGGGCGGTCTCGGATCTTCGGCCATAGCTTACCTGGCGGCAGCAGGCGTGGGAACCCTGGGGATTGTTGACAACGATATCGTAGAAGTAAGCAATTTGCAGCGCCAGATCATCCATGGCGGCAATATCGGCCTCTCCAAAGCGAAATCTGCAGAGAACTTCGTTCGAAGCCTCAACAGCGATGTGGATGTCATAACCTACCAGGAGCGTTTCGGCGCTGACAACGCCGGAAACATCGTCCAGGAGTATGATTTCGTGGTCGATGGAAGCGATAACTTCCCCACTCATTATCTGATAAACGACGCCTGCGTTTTGGAGAAGAAACCCTGTTCTCACGGCAGCATCCTCCGTTATGAAGGGTATGTTACTACTACAATTCCGCAAAAAGGTCCATGCTACCGCTGCATATTCAAAAAGCCCCCACCGCCGGGACTGATTCCAAGCTGCCAGGAGGCAGGCGTCTTCGGCGTGCTGCCCGGCATCATCGGTACCATCCAGGCCTCAGAGGTTCTGAAGTACATCCTGGGAATCGGCGAGCTGCTGGCGGGTAGATTGCTGTGCTTCAATGCCCTGGATATGAGTTTTTTTGAAGCGGCGGCTGAGAAAAGGATGAATT
It includes:
- a CDS encoding 4Fe-4S dicluster domain-containing protein yields the protein MTAPTPSIDYAALKSGGIIMQKDEDFYAIRLRLPGGSILADLLPKIAQVAKRYGRGEVRLTARQGIEIPWIKFKEIEAARKELAGAGLTLGPCGPRFRTVTACPGLPVCRRALADSQSFARQIDWKFGGLQLPHKFKATVSACPNACSRPMENEIGFCGNAEPKLEEDACMGCGLCVDICREKALVLQDGKPQLDETRCVLCADCLQSCPTDAWKTKRMGYAVYVGGKNGRHPTQGKKIADFVDEEQGMRIIERCLDFYLQHGNKRERLGEMIRRVGMDEFKAAVLPQ
- the moeB gene encoding molybdopterin-synthase adenylyltransferase MoeB, which translates into the protein MSGSFTDEQIRRYSRQIILPEVGGKGQKKLLASKVLVLGAGGLGSSAIAYLAAAGVGTLGIVDNDIVEVSNLQRQIIHGGNIGLSKAKSAENFVRSLNSDVDVITYQERFGADNAGNIVQEYDFVVDGSDNFPTHYLINDACVLEKKPCSHGSILRYEGYVTTTIPQKGPCYRCIFKKPPPPGLIPSCQEAGVFGVLPGIIGTIQASEVLKYILGIGELLAGRLLCFNALDMSFFEAAAEKRMNCAVCGDRPDITRIEQKNYMENRLEECGL